A stretch of Aspergillus nidulans FGSC A4 chromosome VI DNA encodes these proteins:
- a CDS encoding uncharacterized protein (transcript_id=CADANIAT00009632), producing MTALAIMAGPGNYNKLVRLVLLNGVGGRGVANERLVAVRMEAVRNSQSTDFGKDGARPREDRLDWKLVGGLTLSGLIEYRSPLSGKSHDSKRLQAFALELDSSAREIKTRLKLALTIGKASPSGCKRRLEEKKETSRARSLFFVKVFYIFLLWELWIRPNEPQDDTAS from the exons ATGACCGCATTAGCAATCATGGCCGGTCCCGGAAA TTACAACAAGCTCGTGAGACTTGTCTTGCTGAACGGCGTGGGCGGAAGAGGTGTTGCTAATGAAAGGCTCGTAGCCGTGCGAATGGAGGCTGTCCGCAATAGTCAAAGCACAGATTTTGGAAAGGATGGAGCAAGACCAAGAGAAGACCGGCTGGATTGGAAACTTGTCGGTGGTCTGACTCTGAGCGGTTTAATAGAGTATCGAAGTCCGCTGTCGGGTAAAAGCCATGATTCGAAGAGACTGCAGGCGTTCGCGTTGGAGCTGGATTCCTCAGCGCGTGAGATCAAGACCCGGTTGAAACTCGCTCTTACCATCGGCAAAGCGAGTCCCTCAGGCTGTAAGAGGAGActagaagagaagaaggagaca TCTCGAGCCCGCTCCTTATTCTTCGTCAAGGTCTTCtacatcttccttctttggGAGTTATGGATCAGGCCAAATGAACCCCAAGATGACACCGCTTCTTAG
- a CDS encoding LipA and NB-ARC domain protein (transcript_id=CADANIAT00009633) produces MEIKRKPVPAPPPPVEYGVRRPLTPNPPPYSPYLAYSPYSSASPHSPHFPPPPPRFTPSPSPSPSPSPTCSLQPPHSLPRYRSQPNLRVTTPLSPQPTNPPSLPRAETTVPTGSEKSSFYADARHFLGGLIQHPSESTKHYSILRHSHGIVFYRGPTTSVTVSIFADTPLPADRSLWLQCKGWTGKTGMRAKALFRMHDDWVNATPTVAVRADQVDPNKERAWQRDIAKFYKKASKRVQTHRLRETVVARIPPDAEDGYFQLILCHGEKKVLCRSPVFRILSASMDPSSLRGASLTTMPLELGALVAGTYAQVAASRVVAPVTAVAETVTARYRPGWLGETAIQTAYEALKPDHGNAPDPAAPPSIENGPQPPYPLDFVARPSQSHDPCRIPVKVPSDIQDKLRGYFFGWARTSPDIWQMIILSVRLWDGSQQAGPVSLSQTTRKVSVLRLLHEPMPNPPSTLPVRILGFLHPDIPPPSPRTENDLAAARQAAADAAALAEQYDTEYVQALLDHPLWGPEAADRRGWFDRTKDGAGNVLARGQKMIERVGVRTGVEREGMGGYYIVRG; encoded by the coding sequence ATGGAGATCAAGCGTAAGCCAGTCCcggctcctcctccgcctgttGAGTACGGTGTCCGGCGTCCGTTGACGCCAAATCCGCCACCATACTCGCCTTATCTCGCGTATTCTCCCTActcctcagcttctcctcaCTCTCCTCACTttccccctccacctccccgtTTCACGCCCTCGCCCTCaccctcgccatctccttctcccaCATGCTCTCTTCAACCGCCTCACTCTCTCCCACGATACCGAAGTCAGCCCAATCTTCGCGTCACTACGCCTCTGAGCCCGCAGCCTACGAatcctccatctctcccGCGCGCCGAAACAACCGTTCCCACCGGCTCTGAAAAGTCCAGTTTCTATGCTGATGCCCGCCATTTCCTCGGTGGGCTCATCCAACATCCCTCTGAATCGACAAAGCATTACTCCATCCTCCGCCATTCCCACGGCATCGTCTTTTACCGCGGTCCAACTACCTCCGTCACCGTCTCTATCTTCGCTGATACTCCGCTCCCCGCCGACAGATCGCTCTGGTTACAATGCAAAGGATGGACCGGGAAGACGGGAATGCGTGCAAAAGCCCTTTTTCGCATGCATGATGACTGGGTGAATGCTACACCGACGGTTGCGGTCCGTGCTGACCAAGTCGACCCGAATAAAGAGCGCGCGTGGCAGCGGGATATCGCCAAGTTCTACAAGAAAGCTTCGAAACGCGTGCAGACCCATCGGCTGCGGGAGACGGTCGTTGCGCGAATACCGCCAGATGCCGAAGACGGGTATTTCCAGCTTATACTGTGTCATGGGGAGAAAAAGGTTCTATGTCGGAGTCCTGTTTTCCGCATTCTGTCTGCGTCGATGGACCCAAGTTCTCTCCGGGGCGCGAGTCTGACGACCATGCCTCTTGAACTCGGTGCTCTTGTTGCCGGGACGTACGCGCAAGTAGCGGCGTCCAGAGTTGTAGCTCCTGTGACCGCGGTAGCGGAGACCGTCACTGCGCGCTACCGGCCTGGCTGGCTCGGGGAGACTGCCATTCAGACAGCCTACGAAGCCCTCAAGCCGGACCACGGGAATGCTCCCGATCCAGCTGCACCACCATCCATAGAAAATGGCCCCCAACCGCCATACCCACTTGACTTCGTTGCACGACCATCCCAATCCCATGACCCCTGTCGAATCCCGGTCAAAGTCCCTTCTGATATTCAAGACAAGCTCCGTGGCTACTTCTTCGGTTGGGCTCGCACCAGCCCCGACATCTGGCAGATGATTATTCTCTCAGTTCGACTCTGGGATGGCTCTCAACAAGCAGGCCCAGTCTCTCTCTCACAGACCACCCGCAAAGTCTCGGTCCTCCGGCTTCTTCACGAACCGATGCCAAATCCGCCATCCACACTTCCCGTCCGCATCCTCggctttcttcatccagaTATCCCACCACCTTCTCCACGCACCGAAAACGACCTTGCTGCCGCACGTcaagcagctgcagatgcagctgcaCTGGCGGAGCAGTACGACACAGAGTACGTGCAGGCGCTTCTGGATCATCCCCTGTGGGGTCCCGAGGCGGCAGATCGTCGCGGCTGGTTTGATCGGACCAAGGACGGGGCGGGAAATGTTCTTGCGCGAGGGCAAAAGATGATTGAGCGAGTTGGAGTGAGGACTGGCGTTGAACGAGAGGGCATGGGCGGGTATTATATTGTGAGGGGCTGA
- a CDS encoding uncharacterized protein (transcript_id=CADANIAT00009634) codes for MHSSTLLLGLAILTGSVTFAADQVVSMYIPGNDDGQPLAGKIVGSDSNRTSYSVTCADSVTTTCNVDSGVTIIQAPSTVTVLVTETGHTGSVLCTHNAKTGTCSLGMDGEFFATSTEPVLSYEVTITETETGSPSTSKSPVSSALATPTTLGSCDATEDADATSGTDAQETDGPDNGAISGQPFGAAAVAMVIGVSAAMFCL; via the exons ATGCACTCCTCTACCCTCCTACTCGGCCTGGCCATCCTCACCGGCTCTGTCACCTTTGCAGCCGACCAAGTCGTGTCCATGTACATACCGGGCAATGACGACGGTCAGCCGCTCGCTGGAAAGATCGTCGGGTCG GATTCAAACAGAACCAGTTATTCTGTCACCTGCGCTGACTCCGTCACAACAACCTGCAATGTCGACAGCGGCGTGACAATCATCCAGGCCCCCAGCACTGTGACAGTCCTCGTCACTGAAACAGGACA CACCGGCAGCGTTCTCTGCACACACAACGCCAAAACGGGAACGTGCTCGCTCGGTATGGACGGCGAGTTCTTTGCCACGAGCACCGAACCTGTTCTTTCGTATGAAGTCACCATCACCGAAACAGAGACCGGTTCGCCGTCGACTTCGAAATCTCCGGTTAGTTCTGCCTTGGCTACACCCACGACCCTGGGCAGTTGCGACGCCACCGAGGATGCAGACGCGACCTCAGGGACAGATGCACAGGAGACGGATGGGCCTGATAACGGGGCTATATCTGGGCAACCATTCGGTGCTGCTGCGGTTGCCATGGTTATTGGGGTTTCTGCTGCTATGTTCTGCCTCTAA